A window of Fusarium oxysporum Fo47 chromosome II, complete sequence genomic DNA:
GTGCGTTGGTACCGAGTACCTACAGCCAATATTGGCTCCACTGGAACCGAAGTCCACCTCAGCGCTTCTCACGGGCTGGCCTCCGGGTGCGAGTCACAAGCTACTGGGTTGTCTCTCCCCCGCCGCCCGCCGGCCCCAGCTGACTCCCCACTGCCAGGCTAAGGCCAAAGCTCACCCATAGCCAGGACCCCATCTGCCCGTTTCCCATCTGCTGCCTTCTATCCCACCAGAAGCCTCATGTTGCCTCCTTGTCGAGGCACTTCTCTTACATTTTTTATTGTGTCTCGTTCCTAAGTTCCTCCAGTTCTACAACGAACGAGAAAACAGATGAAAGCTTGAGATCCATGTCTATCAACATGGAGAACGCCATGGCCAATGTCGACCTAGGACGTTATCGACGGATCGTGCAGATGTTCTGGGATCCAGAACCTACCAACGATGTTGCCCACGATCACCCAGTCTGGTGTCTTGGACGCTCCTACAAGCTAAGCGACAAGAAAAACTCAAAGTCCGATGAACACAATCCCCAGACGCCGCCCCCAGCACCAAAGTCGGACACCGAAGATCAGGATACAGCTCGATCGCCCAACATACCGACAAATGCCCCAGAAACCCCACCAGAATCAATATCGAGCagtttctcatcatcactggCATATGACGACCAGTCGAATGACGGTGGATGGCCATCTGGCTTCATAACCGATTTTGAATCAAGGATATGGATGACTTACAGATCCGAGTTCGATCCCATTCCTCGTTCCACGAACCCCCAAGCCACATCTTCACTGTCACTGTCCATGAGACTCAAGAGCCAACTAGGGGATCAAAGCCCATTCTCATCAGACAGCGGATGGGGATGCATGATTCGGTCTGGTCAAAGTTTACTTGCAAACACCATCGCACTCGTTCGCCTCGGGAGAGGTAAGTCAAAGCGCCCGCCACACTAGACTATATCACATGCCTAACATCGTACAGACTGGCGTCAGGGACAATCACTAGAAGAAGAATGTCGAATCCTCAAAGATTTCGCCGATGATCCAAGAGCTCCATACTCAATCCACAGTTTTGTCCGACATGGTGCCAGCGCGTGTGGCAAGTATCCAGGTGAATGGTTTGGtccatcagcaacagcccGCTGTATCCAGTACGTCCGGGTTCTCACCACCGTTACACTCGATATCCGTACTAACACATAACGTGAAGAGCATTGGCGAACTCACATGAGCCCTCAATCAGGGTATACTCCACTGGCGATGGGCCTGATGTCTACGAAGATGACTTTATGAAAATTGCGAATCCAACCGGCGAAGCCTTCCACCCCACGCTTGTATTGGTAGGAACTCGGCTGGGATTAGATAAGATAACTCCCGTCTATTGGGAAGCTTTGATTGCAGCTCTTCAGATGCCGCAGTCCGTTGGTATCGCAGGGTGAGTACTGCATGCTACTCTTCGTACATTCATAGTACTGACCATGCGCAGAGGCCgtccatcctcatcccatTACTTCATCGGCTCGCAAGGTTCCTTCCTATTCTACCTTGATCCTCATCATACAAGGCCCGCCCTCCCCTACCACGAGAACCCGATGGATTACACCAGCGAAGAGATAGAATCGTGTCATACTGCTCGACTGCGCCGCATCCATGTCCGCGAGATGGATCCTAGTATGCTGATAGGTTTTCTGATTCGAAGCGAGGAGGACTGGCAGGACTGGAAGCGTAGCGTGAAGCACGTTCAAGGCAAGTCGATTATCCATGTGGCGCAGCGAAACGCAGTCCACGGAGGCTCAAGCGAGGGCCGCGAAGGCGCAATTGACGAAGTTGAGACGCTAAGTGACGATGATACGGATACCATTCAGGAGGCCTAGATTGGTTATTGGGCCCGgcgttttttttttggctGTAATTTCCTGCACCCCATAATGATTGGCAGGACCAGGCGTTACGTCGGGATAGACATTGAATTCGATTTGAATGACACTCCTTATCACGATATTGTCGTTTCAGGCTGCGTGATACAACGCGTTATTCACGCGCTGTCTGTTGTCTGATGTTACCTGCCGAGTGGTGATATGGCCGAATGCAATATGCATCTCGTGTGCGTTAGATCCTTAAtcacctcttcttcttgcctccACCAGTCACTGATTTTAGTTCCGCATGTCCTTCCTCTCGAATATGGACGAACAGCCTGGTTCTAGAAGTGAAAGTCTCCCCACAAACTCCGCACCGTGGCTATGAACTGTTGTCAGCTTGTATCAGAAGGATGCCCATCAATCAAcatacttcttctttctgcGACTGTGCAGCCGCAGCTTTCTTGGCGCGCTtcgccttggccttgccgACCTTCTTGCCCTGCGCAGGCTCATCAACAGATAGATCCTGCACTGATGCTGATAGTTCATCGTCTTCGTTAGGCACATCGCCAGCCGTTTTGAGTTTGCTGGCTGAAGCTATTCTCTCCTCGACAACATCCCTGGGCGCGTAGTCGGTGTCGTCTGATGCGTCTGCAGACTCAACAGGTGTCGCGGCAAGAGACGAATCCGCTGGAGAAGGTGATACAATTTCACCTTGAGTCGATCCTAACGACTCCTCTTTAACATTGTCTTTCTGTGCTGCAACATCTTTTTGCTTGTTCGCATTTGCCTCATGTGGTGATGACACCTCATCAAGCTCCAGCTCAGCACCTTCGCGCTTCATCTGCCGACGCAGTTGTTGAACAGCTTTGATGtgcttcttgctcttctcgTGCGCctcaagctgcttctcgcTTTTGAACGATTTGTTGCATACGACGCACTCCAGAATCTCAACCTCTGATTCCTCTTCAGATTCTGAAAACCCCCCCTCTGCTCCATTGTCGTCGGATCGAGCCTTGGCCCATTCGGGAATCTCGAATGATGCCATGCGCTCCTGGTTCGCAGCACGCGATCGAGCGGCCTGGGCCGCAGCAGCATTTCGAAGGGAAGTCTGGCGCTCGTCTTGGGTCTGCGAATTGGGTAGGTATCTGGGGTCTCGTTTGCGCACGAAGCCGACGAGGAAGTTGACAGCATCATTGAACTCGCGAATGGCGTCCTCCCgcatcttcttgttctccttctccatcagACGGCGGACACGACGGTCGGGGGCATCGGAGAGTCGATATTTATCCTTCCATGCGAATGACTTGACGGTTGCGAAACCAGTCCATGTGGTGTAAAACGGTTTCACAACATCCTCGTAGTCATCGTCAGAGGATCCAAAAGTTGGGTAGTCCCGGACGTCGAGGTCGTCGTtgtcagcagcagcctcctcttccatgGCCAAGTGTTCAAAAGTTTCCCTGCAGATTCCGTAAAAACCTGTGGGCTCGTCATCGAAGGGTACCGCAGCGTTGAACTTGCGGATCAAGCCCATGATCTCCTCAGCCGATGTGAGTCGCACATTGCGGAACGTAGTAGGTTGGCCGTCATCGTCGCCGTCTCTTCCACTGAGGATGGCATCGCGGTGTGAATCGTACCAAGCTCTCTCTTGAGGGTCAGATAGGATCTCGTAAGCGGTTTGAACTTCGGCAAAGCGGCGTGTGGCGGTCTCGACATCATTGATGTTGCGATCAGGATGAAGCTCGAGTGCTTTTCTGCGGTAAGCTCGCTTGATTCTATTCAAGAAAGGGTCAGTAGGAAGACCTAGAGGGGTATATTCGGAGAGAGTTACTCGTCGTCTGTAGCAGAACGCTCAACACTGAGCAGTTCGTAGTAACAAGTTTTTGCGACGGGAGCTGGGCCACCAGCATTGGAGCTTTCTGAGGATTGTTGGGCTCCCATGGCTACTACTTGAATGAGCAACACGGGGCCAGAGAGAGTTTCGGTCGAATCTGTTGTTTCCGGaaaataaatactaaaaaaggCAGTGATTTATATATGATATATTTCAGGTGTTGACTTGGAGCTTTGTGTGAAGGAGGGGCATCGCGGGGCAAAATCAACGATAGACAATTTAATCAGACCAAATAAAAATAAGTTTGCTTTCTCCCCGCAGGATGTATCCCCGCTATTTTCGTTTTCCAGAAAAGATCCATTAGAAGCGTGTAAGCTCATTTGTTCCTCGCCATGCTATCTCACTTTGTACGCCGGATGATTCACAAAGAGTCATACAAGTTTATGGAAGACAGTCTCATTCTTAAATGGGTATAGTATGGCCGTTCTTTTGATTGACATCATTTCTTACTATCACATGTTCCCTTTCCACACGAGCTGCTCTAGTCTTGAATATTCGTTACTTTTCAATCAGATACAACGCTACCTTTGGTTCATTCATGACTAACAATTAGTAGGTTCTCCATTCTCCTTCATTTCGCTCTTACGCCATTATGAGATATCCTTCGTACGGTGAATGAATCAGGTTAATGCCGGTGTAAATTACAAGAGCTCATCTGAGCTTTCCGGATCAACGCCTTCATGCCATTTGCATCTCTGATTTCACTGTTGATGGTTCCTCAAGGAAATGATCTAGAAACCTTGGGTCTACCAATGGCAAAGCCTGGATCACAcacgaggctgaagagaatGGACTAGTTGTACGGGTGATCGATGAGCTAACAGAGCACAGACGCGGTTCGTCTGAAATTTGATGGCCTTGACGTCGATAGTCCAGTTATTGGATGGACATGGCAATCTATTGCATCTTGGCTGTTGGCATCATGACTTTTTGACCAGATTTGCATTGCCATACAGGCTGGggttttttatttatttattttagcAGTCATCTGACCACTTTTTCATCCATGGCACCACTGATTATACCATGATGAGCCAATCACCAACGTCCATAATGCAAAACTCGATCGGGGGAATGCGAAAATATCTGGTCTAGGTCTGGCTTGAAAGAGTCTCGAGTCTCGGTCAGCGAAAAAGGTCGAACGACGCAGTTGGTCTGATTCATGAGAGGTATCATTCAATTTAAACGCCTCTACCGTTGCCGGCAAGAGATTGCCGAGAGCCCACTCCAGGCTCATCCCTACCCGTTTCTTCCCTCTTCTAAAGCAAATGGAAGACACCATTCGGAGGGAAAAAGACCATGAGTTACCCGAAATCGGTGCCAATATTTACGTGGGCGAGTCTGCATTAAGTTAGGtctctccctccctccctcccaTTCTCTTTTGATACAATATCGATCTTTTCCACACACGAGGTCATTCATTAATTACCGAGTCAACTAATGGCACTCACTCACttattcttctcctcctccttctccttgatgcgGCGCATTTCCCTGACTTGATTCTTGATCCTTCCCCTGCTTTTCTCCTGCGATCCGAGTCTTTCAGCCTTAAGCGTCGCTTGGTCTGCTCTTATTCTTTCGTCTTTTCCCGTCTTTTTGCCACCAACTGCCTTATACTGCAAGTGGTCGCGTGCCTCTCTTATGCGAAAACTCCTGACACTGGATTTGCTGCTCCACCAATTTGGCGACCATGAAATTCGGTCACGATTTCAAAGAGACTCTACGAGCTCAAGGTTCGTCTAATTCACATGTTTTGTTCGTATTCGGGTTGTTTCATATTCAGTATACTTTATTTACACAATACTATCACTTCTGTGCACCCTAGTGTCTAACTAAGCCTCACAGACTTCCCTGCTCACTGGGTAGATCATGCTATTCCCTATAGCCAGCTCAAGAAATGTCTCAAGAAAGTTGCGCGGGAGCTACATGAGCTTGGACTCGATCCTGAGACGTTGCGcgagctcctcaaccccgaTGAAACGTCTCCTGTGGCCTTGAAGTATAAACTCAACGGTATGACATGACGGACTGACCCCAACGTTTTCAACGGTTGTCTCAGCCCAAAACTGACTGACTTTCCACAGGCGGTGCCGACTCTCACCTCCGCCCAAAACTCACCGTACAGGtccatcttcaagatggtgTCCCCGTCGATGCCTCGCTTGCGCCCAACACGCGCGActttctcaacaagatcgcAATCAACCTCCCCCAGAACCAACCGGCGCAAGTCGAGCCCGTCACTAAATCGCCAATCCCGGACTCTGTGAAGGATGCCGCAAAAGCCGAAACCGTTGTCGAGACCACATCTGCACCCTCCGCCGAAACGGTCGATGCGCTCGCTGACGAAGCCAACGACAAGCTCGCCATTGCTCTCGCCGACGAAAAGACTGTCAAAATTACCGAAACGCCAGCAAGCGACTCCGAACAAACAGAATCCATCGCTGAGCCTACAAGCAATGGCTCGACCCCAGCCTCGCCGACCTCACCTGCTACTGGTACGACCGAAGGAACGTATGAAATCATCGAGGTTCCCCTGACTTTCGATGCCGAATTCTTCGAGATGCTTCAGAGCGATGTCAACAACCTTGATGCTCTGCAaatggaggaagagaaaacCATGACCTCGGAAATCGTAGCGCTTGGAAAAGAAGTTGAACAGGTCGTAAAGCCGAAGCGATTTTCAAAGACAGATCTTGCACGATGGCGACAAATCTTCGAGCTGTATTTGGATGCTGAGATCTTCTTCGCTACCCACGAACAAGACCATGGAGAACGCTCAAGTCAAGTCGCCCTGAGGCAGCTGCAATGGTTCCAGGACCAGGTCGCTAAGCAGAATCTCGTCAAGGATTTCAAGCTTCCCGAGAGCAAGGCAGCTTTCACCCGCTTCATCAACTTGAATGCGTCCCTTCTAAAGAACATGCAGTTCCAGGAGCTTAACAAGACTGCCGTTGCCAAAATTCTCAAGAGTAAGTAGGATATGCCAACTGCTTGTCAAGCCCGAGATACTGACATCGCCAAAGAATTTGACAAACGAACAGCACTGGGAGTTGCTAGAAAGTTCCCTACCGTTGTTCACTCAGACAAGCTCTTAGCAGGCACCATTGCACGAGATGTCTGCGCACAAATGTCGCAAGAGCTCGTATCCAAGGTCCCCCAGCTGAACGACTATCTTTGCCCAGTCTGTTTCTCAGTAGCTTACTTGCCTGTCCGTCTCGACTGCCAACACGTATTCTGTATCCGTTGTGTCATCAAGATTCAGCGACGAAAGGAGAAGCATTGCCCATTGTGCAGAGCAGATGTGGTCCTCAAGGCTTCTGCGATGAATCTTGACTACGAGCTACAAAAGTACATGAAGAAATATTTTGCAAAGGAGGTCAAAGAGAAAGCGCGCGCGAACGAGATTGAGCGTGGTATCGAGGACTACGGGCCTGGTTATGTCCACCAGGAATGCTGCATAATGTGAGCTCAAGAGGCTCAGACATGGACACGACTATTATTATCATCACGGCATACTTGAGCGCCTTGGATTGACACGGACTTTTGCATCAGAAAGAACCATGACATTTGTAAGTTCTATGTCATCTGTCTACCAGTAAAGGGCACAGTCAACTAACATCGTTCTTTAGATTTACGACGGAAGACTGCATCGGTACGGAACAGTAATGACATGAACTTTATAGAACGCAGATTGACGATTATGTGCAAGGAAAACAGCACTTTCATTTGCTTTTTATCATCAGCTCGTAATTGACACAGCCTCAGCCGCCTTCAAGGCGTTTGTAAAAGTGTCCTGAAGTTCAGTAGTCTCCTCTAAACCAACGCTTACACGAACAAGATAAGGATCAACGCCAAACTGCTCAGCCCATTCCAGTTCTTGGTAGTGGGCCAGGAGAACATACGGTGAGGCCAAGGTGAAATTTGTTCCTAGACTTGGTCCCTTTGCAAGAGGCAATGCGTCAAAGAAGGCCTGAGCATGCTCCTTTTGCTGAAATACGACAGAGAGTAGACCGCCGTATCCGCCATCTGGCAAACGGACCTTTTCGTAGTGAGACTTGGAGTCATTGTACTTGGGATAGTAGATGCTCTTGACAAGGGGATGTGTTCGCAGCACTTCGCAGATAGCATCCGAATTCGCGTTGATGCGGACCACTCGAGATTCGAAGTCGCGACTGTTCCTCTCCATGAAGATGACATCCTCAGGCCAGTAGTTGTCTTCGTAAATCTCGTTCATGGTAGTCTTGAGTGTGCGGTAATACTTGCTCTCAGGGTTGAGAACAAGCCCTCCACCCATGACATTGGAGTCGCCCGAGAAGATCTTTGTGAGACTGCTGACAACTACATCTGCAACAGGGAGGACGTTGATATTGGCAAATGTGCCAATTGTCTCGTCGACAACGACTGCGAAGTCGTATTCATCCGCCAATTTGCGGATGCGAGTGAGGTCAGGGCATGTCAACAGGGGGTTTCCAGGGAACTCGCAGAAGAGGCCGAGGAACCGCTCGCCATTCTTGAGTCGTGCCTCGAGATCATCGAGGTCTTCTGCAGAGGCGTGTCCGTAAAAGAGACAGCCAGGGCCAAACTTCTGCAGAATCTTGAGTGTGTCCACATAAGGGAAACCAAAGTTGATACTCTGTGCTGGCTCTCTTGCGTGAAGGAGCGCACGGTGAGCATTAAAAATGGCGTTCATGCCAGCAGGATAAAGATAGACGTCGCTCTCCTCAAGGTTGGGCATGCCGCGAGTGTTGGATGTCATTGCAGGTAGAGGGCCATTGTTCAGATCGACGTCATGAGCCATGGCTCCAGCGATACGTCTACGGATAGCAGACTTGGCACGCTCAACCATGGACAAATCGAGGTTTCTACCAAAGCGCTCTTCAAGGAAACGTGAGCTCTCGAGAGACTCAACAGGAGTCTCCGGCGAAGGTTGCTTGGGCGTTGAAGGGGCCGGAGAGGAGACACCATCGATTGAGCCCGGGCGAGTATAGCGTCTTGGACCGCGGAAAGGTCTGCCCTGCGAGGCTTCAGGAGGAGTCCGTGATCGAGCAGCTGGGATGAGGAGATCATCCTTGAACAGGCCGTGGCAGAACTCAGCACGTCTACTGGACGTGCCCTCGCCGGTGTGCTGCCAGTACTGCTTGGCAATTGGAAATACCTCAGAGGGATAAACAACAGCTGAGATGGTGGAAGTGAGCTTCCTCAGCACAGGCGAGAGCTCCTTTGATTTGTCCAGAGTAAAGTCAATGTTGCGAACCTGACTCGCCAGCTCAGGAGAGATTCGCTGGAGGATGAAGTCTAGACAGCGGTTTGCCACTCGCGGTGTAGGGAAGAGCATAGCCTGTTGACCAGGACTGCCATAGCGATCAACAATGTCTTTGGCGAAAGCCTGAATACCTTTATGGACAAAGAATCTGTTGGAGTTTCATGTAAGTGAGGGTACTTCGTATAGCACGACAGTTGATATGGCTCAGCTCACCGAGGGTAACCCGTCGTCATACGGTTCACAACCCAATCCT
This region includes:
- a CDS encoding pyridoxal phosphate-dependent transferase — protein: MPEIGLGESIPPDTAHAVSVSLPTWKANVGYEEGEDWVVNRMTTGYPRFFVHKGIQAFAKDIVDRYGSPGQQAMLFPTPRVANRCLDFILQRISPELASQVRNIDFTLDKSKELSPVLRKLTSTISAVVYPSEVFPIAKQYWQHTGEGTSSRRAEFCHGLFKDDLLIPAARSRTPPEASQGRPFRGPRRYTRPGSIDGVSSPAPSTPKQPSPETPVESLESSRFLEERFGRNLDLSMVERAKSAIRRRIAGAMAHDVDLNNGPLPAMTSNTRGMPNLEESDVYLYPAGMNAIFNAHRALLHAREPAQSINFGFPYVDTLKILQKFGPGCLFYGHASAEDLDDLEARLKNGERFLGLFCEFPGNPLLTCPDLTRIRKLADEYDFAVVVDETIGTFANINVLPVADVVVSSLTKIFSGDSNVMGGGLVLNPESKYYRTLKTTMNEIYEDNYWPEDVIFMERNSRDFESRVVRINANSDAICEVLRTHPLVKSIYYPKYNDSKSHYEKVRLPDGGYGGLLSVVFQQKEHAQAFFDALPLAKGPSLGTNFTLASPYVLLAHYQELEWAEQFGVDPYLVRVSVGLEETTELQDTFTNALKAAEAVSITS
- a CDS encoding SPX domain-containing protein; the encoded protein is MKFGHDFKETLRAQDFPAHWVDHAIPYSQLKKCLKKVARELHELGLDPETLRELLNPDETSPVALKYKLNGGADSHLRPKLTVQVHLQDGVPVDASLAPNTRDFLNKIAINLPQNQPAQVEPVTKSPIPDSVKDAAKAETVVETTSAPSAETVDALADEANDKLAIALADEKTVKITETPASDSEQTESIAEPTSNGSTPASPTSPATGTTEGTYEIIEVPLTFDAEFFEMLQSDVNNLDALQMEEEKTMTSEIVALGKEVEQVVKPKRFSKTDLARWRQIFELYLDAEIFFATHEQDHGERSSQVALRQLQWFQDQVAKQNLVKDFKLPESKAAFTRFINLNASLLKNMQFQELNKTAVAKILKKFDKRTALGVARKFPTVVHSDKLLAGTIARDVCAQMSQELVSKVPQLNDYLCPVCFSVAYLPVRLDCQHVFCIRCVIKIQRRKEKHCPLCRADVVLKASAMNLDYELQKYMKKYFAKEVKEKARANEIERGIEDYGPGYVHQECCIM